One window from the genome of Acuticoccus sp. I52.16.1 encodes:
- a CDS encoding ABC transporter substrate-binding protein — protein sequence MLHRTMRTSWLPAAAVALLCSAGVGPAFAQDPGIDTENKTVTVGAFTPITGPVPFYAILTHAADAFYRNLNENGGIDGWTVKYVTKDDGYEPARSVAATRQMVEDEGIFALSAAVGTATNVAVIPYAKEVGLPMVSPIGGASAFFTEANIFPLLPDYGWSAASNADFAVKDLGLQKVALLWENDELGRSAKRGFDAYMADAGIEPAESVSFDVKTTNFSPQIRRIANSGAEAVVLFGSNANLAAALKAADLQGLDVKWFAPFFAADPSTFKLAGDLLDGVYFSSWLLPLSSEDDNIAAYREAIGEYYPDDPVGVFGLNGWSNAALFAEGFRALLASGEELTRENLIAALETLDGATVGGAQGISFEPGDHRGTRQEGVIQAQDGEFVLVKDFRPYPAVVFDAPAN from the coding sequence GTGCTACACCGTACAATGCGCACATCCTGGCTGCCCGCCGCCGCAGTCGCGCTGCTCTGCAGTGCCGGTGTCGGTCCGGCCTTTGCCCAGGATCCCGGAATCGACACCGAAAACAAGACCGTGACCGTGGGTGCCTTCACCCCGATCACCGGGCCGGTGCCGTTCTACGCCATCCTGACCCACGCCGCTGATGCATTCTACCGCAACCTCAACGAGAACGGCGGCATCGACGGCTGGACCGTGAAATACGTCACCAAGGACGACGGCTACGAGCCGGCCCGCTCCGTCGCCGCGACGCGGCAGATGGTGGAGGACGAGGGGATCTTCGCTCTCTCCGCCGCGGTCGGCACCGCCACCAACGTCGCCGTGATCCCCTACGCCAAGGAGGTCGGCCTGCCGATGGTGAGCCCGATCGGCGGCGCCAGCGCGTTCTTCACTGAGGCCAACATCTTCCCGCTGCTGCCGGATTACGGCTGGTCCGCCGCCTCCAACGCCGACTTCGCGGTCAAGGACCTCGGCCTTCAGAAGGTCGCCCTCCTGTGGGAGAACGACGAACTCGGCCGCTCCGCCAAGCGCGGGTTCGACGCCTACATGGCCGATGCCGGCATCGAGCCCGCCGAGTCGGTCTCGTTCGACGTGAAGACCACCAATTTCTCACCGCAGATCCGCCGCATCGCCAACTCCGGCGCCGAGGCGGTCGTCCTCTTCGGCTCCAACGCCAACCTCGCCGCGGCGCTCAAGGCGGCGGACCTGCAGGGCCTCGACGTGAAGTGGTTCGCCCCCTTCTTCGCCGCCGACCCGTCCACCTTCAAGCTCGCCGGCGACCTCCTCGACGGCGTCTACTTCTCGTCCTGGCTGCTGCCGCTGTCGTCCGAGGACGACAACATCGCCGCCTACCGCGAGGCGATCGGCGAGTACTATCCGGACGATCCGGTGGGTGTCTTCGGCCTCAACGGCTGGAGCAACGCGGCCCTCTTCGCCGAAGGCTTCCGGGCGCTGCTCGCCAGCGGCGAGGAGCTGACGCGTGAGAACCTCATCGCCGCGCTCGAGACGCTGGACGGGGCCACCGTCGGCGGTGCGCAGGGCATCTCGTTCGAGCCCGGCGACCACCGCGGCACGCGCCAGGAAGGCGTGATCCAGGCGCAGGACGGCGAGTTCGTCCTCGTGAAGGACTTCCGGCCCTACCCGGCCGTGGTCTTCGACGCCCCCGCGAACTGA
- a CDS encoding SDR family NAD(P)-dependent oxidoreductase, with translation MTLQPLSGPPRLEGQVALVTGAAGGIGKATALLLAEAGATVIATDIADAVAFDRPGIDYRRYDVTSIPQTDALVAAVQADHGRIDILILCAGTISHRPLAESSDEEWQAMLDVNLMGVVHPVRAIFPLMSEAGYGKIVALGSIAAKIGGVASGPAYVAAKSAVHGLMKWVAKAGAAKGVYASVIAPGPVETPMWQTVTQRAAPSANGNVPLGRYGQPEDIAQAILFLCSPQSNWITGTVLDVNGGMLMD, from the coding sequence ATGACGCTCCAACCCCTCAGCGGGCCGCCCCGGCTCGAAGGACAGGTCGCGCTCGTGACGGGCGCGGCCGGTGGCATCGGCAAGGCGACCGCCCTCCTCCTCGCAGAGGCGGGTGCCACCGTGATCGCGACCGACATCGCCGACGCCGTCGCCTTCGACCGGCCCGGCATCGACTACCGGCGCTACGACGTCACCTCCATCCCGCAGACGGACGCCCTCGTCGCCGCCGTCCAGGCCGATCACGGCAGGATCGACATCCTGATCCTGTGTGCCGGCACCATCTCGCACCGCCCGCTCGCCGAAAGCTCCGACGAGGAGTGGCAGGCGATGCTCGACGTCAACCTCATGGGCGTCGTCCACCCGGTGCGGGCGATCTTCCCGCTGATGAGCGAGGCCGGCTACGGCAAGATCGTCGCGCTCGGCTCGATCGCCGCCAAGATCGGCGGTGTGGCCTCGGGGCCGGCCTACGTCGCCGCCAAGTCGGCGGTGCACGGGCTGATGAAGTGGGTCGCCAAGGCGGGCGCGGCCAAGGGCGTCTACGCCTCGGTGATCGCGCCGGGGCCGGTGGAGACGCCGATGTGGCAGACGGTGACGCAGCGCGCCGCCCCCTCCGCCAACGGCAACGTGCCGCTCGGCCGCTACGGCCAGCCGGAAGACATCGCCCAGGCGATCCTCTTCCTCTGTTCGCCGCAATCGAATTGGATCACCGGCACCGTTCTGGATGTGAACGGCGGCATGTTGATGGATTGA
- a CDS encoding NAD(P)-dependent oxidoreductase translates to MSAHPTIGFVGLGVMGGPMCRNVATKHPGDVLAFDLSADAVAALADTETEAMPSVEALAARADIVLLSLPGGPQVEAVALGPVKANAKPGSTVVDLSTTPVAAARTVGEGLAAAGIAFADAPVARTREAAQKGALSIMVGAAPDVFARIEPVLAYMATDITHGGDVGAGQVLKLVNNMLLFENVVAIAEMMVLAERAGVSGEVVLEAVSKGSGDSFALRNHARKAMLPRDFPEKSFPPEYVLKDIGYVFELAQETGVPIRAAETVRKYYEAAVAAGLGGRYFPGVIRLVEDGTFADAPTTEPAT, encoded by the coding sequence ATGAGCGCGCACCCCACCATCGGATTCGTCGGCCTCGGCGTCATGGGCGGCCCCATGTGCCGCAACGTCGCGACCAAGCACCCCGGCGACGTCCTCGCCTTCGACCTGTCGGCCGACGCCGTCGCCGCCCTCGCCGACACCGAGACCGAGGCGATGCCCTCCGTCGAGGCCCTCGCCGCCCGGGCGGACATCGTCCTGCTGTCGCTCCCGGGCGGGCCGCAGGTGGAGGCAGTCGCGCTCGGCCCCGTCAAGGCGAACGCCAAGCCGGGCAGCACGGTGGTCGACCTTTCGACGACCCCGGTCGCGGCCGCGCGCACGGTAGGGGAGGGGCTGGCCGCGGCCGGCATCGCCTTCGCCGACGCGCCGGTCGCCCGCACTCGCGAGGCGGCGCAGAAGGGCGCGCTCTCCATCATGGTCGGCGCCGCACCGGACGTCTTCGCCCGGATCGAGCCGGTGCTCGCCTACATGGCGACCGACATCACCCACGGCGGCGACGTCGGAGCCGGGCAGGTGCTCAAGCTCGTCAACAACATGCTCCTGTTCGAGAACGTCGTCGCGATCGCCGAGATGATGGTGCTCGCCGAGCGCGCCGGCGTCTCCGGCGAGGTGGTGCTGGAGGCCGTCTCCAAGGGCTCCGGCGACAGCTTCGCGCTGCGCAATCACGCCCGCAAGGCGATGCTCCCGCGCGACTTTCCGGAGAAGTCGTTCCCGCCCGAATACGTACTGAAGGACATCGGCTACGTCTTCGAGCTGGCACAGGAGACCGGCGTGCCGATCCGCGCGGCCGAGACGGTGCGCAAGTACTACGAGGCGGCGGTCGCGGCGGGGCTCGGCGGGCGCTATTTCCCCGGCGTCATCCGCCTCGTCGAGGACGGCACCTTCGCCGACGCGCCGACGACGGAGCCGGCGACATGA
- a CDS encoding branched-chain amino acid ABC transporter permease, whose translation MTAFFDSLAYDLFPLVWSGIVTGCLYALGALGLVMIFKCSRVVNFSHGNVAGFAAFLVYGFSSGALLSLSWGAAVLFAAVCVVVIAFLTYAVISPLIQGSDLTATIATLGVGLIVQGATLLLFGADIVSLDLPVPRFATSVLGLRITGYDLTVLSVAVVTIGALFIVIDFTKLGIAFRAISANPFAAEVCGLNLARVHVFAWVVAAALGVVGALLIVPTTFLSATTVAAFMLQAFAAAVVGGFASLPGSLIGGILIGILMNLFTFYVSPEYSSTFLLVVILVALNAFPNGILAPVRGTRV comes from the coding sequence ATGACCGCCTTCTTCGACAGCCTCGCCTACGACCTCTTTCCGCTGGTCTGGTCGGGCATCGTCACCGGCTGCCTCTATGCGCTCGGCGCGCTGGGGCTGGTGATGATCTTCAAGTGCTCGCGGGTGGTGAACTTCAGCCACGGCAACGTCGCCGGGTTCGCCGCCTTCCTCGTCTACGGCTTCTCGTCCGGCGCGCTCCTGTCGCTCTCGTGGGGGGCGGCGGTGCTGTTCGCGGCGGTCTGCGTGGTGGTGATCGCCTTCCTCACCTACGCCGTCATCTCCCCGCTCATCCAGGGGTCGGATCTCACCGCCACCATCGCCACGCTCGGCGTCGGCCTCATCGTCCAGGGCGCGACGCTGCTCCTCTTCGGGGCCGATATCGTCAGCCTCGACCTGCCGGTCCCGCGGTTCGCGACCTCGGTGCTGGGCCTGCGCATCACCGGCTACGATCTCACCGTGCTCTCGGTCGCGGTGGTGACGATCGGCGCGCTCTTCATCGTCATCGACTTCACCAAGCTCGGCATCGCCTTCCGGGCGATCTCGGCCAACCCCTTCGCGGCCGAGGTGTGCGGGTTGAACCTCGCGCGGGTCCACGTGTTCGCCTGGGTCGTGGCGGCGGCGCTCGGCGTGGTGGGGGCGCTCCTCATCGTGCCGACGACCTTCCTCAGCGCGACCACCGTCGCCGCCTTCATGCTGCAAGCGTTCGCCGCGGCGGTGGTCGGCGGCTTCGCGAGCCTCCCCGGCAGCCTCATCGGCGGTATCCTGATCGGGATCCTCATGAACCTCTTCACCTTCTACGTCTCGCCCGAGTACTCGAGCACCTTCCTGCTCGTCGTCATCCTCGTGGCGCTGAACGCCTTCCCCAACGGGATCCTGGCGCCGGTGCGAGGCACGCGTGTCTGA
- a CDS encoding branched-chain amino acid ABC transporter permease, whose translation MSDALAPAPAPARGPVAMPLGALLSRAGTVLVVLVLAALPLVLQGSWTYALGITFANALAVLSVSVLVRYGGEVSIGHGFFAAVGAYTVAIMEQRLGVSLLVSLPVGVALGVVSGIAFAWPSRNISGIYLAVSTMALALALPELINNTATWTGGYQGLYVAEPVVPAVPMSLQRYYVPLIALVAVAAALTQLRRSRQGMAMLLARTHPDAADAFGTRRVWARVAVMGISCGVAAFAGAVLAFASSTVSPSGFTLWTSIFLLVGSVVSVYGLTLPRALIGGAFLTLIPQFLSANGAWIPVMYGVALLAVILAGHFAPRLGALMRRSGGAS comes from the coding sequence GTGTCTGACGCGCTCGCCCCCGCGCCCGCGCCCGCCCGCGGCCCGGTCGCGATGCCTCTCGGGGCGCTGCTGTCACGGGCGGGGACGGTGCTCGTGGTCCTCGTGCTGGCGGCGCTGCCGCTCGTGCTGCAGGGGTCGTGGACCTATGCGCTCGGCATCACCTTCGCCAACGCGCTGGCGGTGCTCTCGGTCTCGGTGCTGGTGCGCTACGGCGGCGAAGTCTCGATCGGGCACGGCTTCTTCGCCGCGGTCGGCGCCTACACGGTCGCCATCATGGAGCAGCGGCTCGGGGTGTCGCTCCTCGTCTCGCTGCCGGTCGGCGTCGCGCTCGGCGTCGTCAGCGGGATCGCCTTCGCCTGGCCCTCGCGTAACATCTCCGGCATCTACCTCGCGGTGTCGACGATGGCGCTGGCGCTCGCTTTGCCGGAGCTGATCAACAACACCGCCACCTGGACCGGCGGATACCAGGGGCTCTATGTCGCCGAGCCCGTGGTGCCGGCCGTGCCGATGTCGCTCCAGCGCTATTATGTGCCGCTGATCGCGCTCGTCGCGGTGGCCGCGGCGTTGACGCAGCTGCGCCGCTCGCGCCAGGGCATGGCGATGCTGCTCGCCCGCACCCATCCCGACGCGGCCGACGCCTTCGGCACCCGCCGGGTCTGGGCGCGTGTCGCGGTGATGGGGATCAGCTGCGGCGTCGCCGCCTTCGCCGGGGCGGTCCTCGCCTTCGCCAGCTCCACCGTGTCGCCGAGCGGCTTCACCCTGTGGACGTCGATCTTCCTCCTCGTCGGCTCGGTGGTGAGCGTCTACGGCCTCACCTTGCCGCGCGCGCTGATCGGCGGTGCCTTCCTGACGCTGATCCCGCAGTTCCTGTCGGCCAACGGGGCGTGGATCCCGGTGATGTACGGCGTGGCGCTGCTGGCGGTGATCCTCGCCGGCCACTTCGCCCCCCGCCTCGGTGCCCTGATGCGCCGCTCGGGAGGGGCGTCATGA
- a CDS encoding ABC transporter ATP-binding protein, producing the protein MTAAPRSLVGEKVALAFGGIKVLQGLDVEFRAGEITGLIGPNGAGKTSLFNCLTGAYRPNSGTIRYAGDPLDGLAPAERAQKGVVRSFQTVALCPDLSVVENVMMGLARNYHAGWLSAFLPLARGRAERREMQQKSLAALAELGLDGVADQMPGALPPGTQRLVEIARAIVGKPSVLLLDEPAAGLNTSETRDLTRALRRLAAPDLVMVVVEHDMDLVMSICDRIYVLNFGSFVACGPPAAIQKDPDVQRIYLGTDDE; encoded by the coding sequence ATGACCGCCGCCCCCCGTTCGCTCGTCGGCGAGAAGGTCGCGCTCGCCTTCGGTGGCATCAAGGTGTTGCAGGGGCTCGACGTCGAGTTCCGCGCCGGCGAGATCACCGGCCTCATCGGCCCCAACGGTGCGGGCAAGACGAGCCTCTTCAACTGCCTCACCGGCGCCTACCGGCCCAATTCCGGCACCATCCGCTACGCCGGCGATCCGCTCGACGGGCTCGCCCCGGCCGAGCGGGCGCAGAAGGGCGTGGTGCGCAGCTTCCAGACCGTGGCGCTCTGTCCCGACCTCTCGGTGGTCGAGAACGTCATGATGGGTCTGGCACGCAACTATCACGCCGGCTGGCTGTCGGCCTTCCTGCCGCTCGCCCGCGGCCGGGCCGAGCGGCGCGAGATGCAGCAGAAGTCCCTCGCCGCGCTGGCGGAGCTGGGCCTCGACGGGGTCGCGGACCAGATGCCCGGCGCGCTGCCCCCCGGCACGCAGCGCCTGGTCGAGATCGCCCGCGCCATCGTCGGCAAGCCGTCCGTGCTGCTCCTCGACGAGCCCGCCGCCGGGCTCAACACCTCCGAGACGCGGGACCTCACGCGGGCGCTGCGCCGCCTCGCCGCGCCGGACCTCGTGATGGTCGTCGTCGAGCACGACATGGACCTCGTGATGTCGATCTGCGACCGGATCTACGTCCTCAACTTCGGTTCCTTCGTCGCCTGCGGGCCGCCGGCGGCGATCCAAAAGGACCCGGACGTGCAACGCATCTACCTGGGGACCGACGATGAGTGA
- a CDS encoding ABC transporter ATP-binding protein: MSELLAVENLSVFYGANAQAVEDVSFSVAPGTVVALLGANGAGKSSIMKAVAGLIRGRGAMRFDGERIETLAARHRVARGIVYVPEGRQIVGELTVRENLVLGGYALAGQERRRRLDMVLGLFPEIADKANGGAWRLSGGEQQMLAIGRGLMAGPRLLLLDEPSLGLAPLLVRRVFDRLAAIRDEGDLAILLVEQNLAMTMRLASEIHFLRGGRLIGHKRAADLEDEAARQQAVDTYLGAAAAE; the protein is encoded by the coding sequence ATGAGTGAGCTTCTGGCCGTCGAGAATCTCTCGGTCTTCTACGGCGCCAACGCGCAGGCGGTCGAGGACGTCTCGTTCTCGGTCGCGCCGGGCACGGTCGTGGCCCTCTTGGGGGCCAACGGCGCGGGCAAATCGTCGATCATGAAGGCGGTCGCCGGCCTCATCCGCGGCCGCGGCGCGATGAGGTTCGACGGCGAGCGGATCGAGACACTCGCCGCGCGCCACCGGGTCGCGCGCGGTATCGTCTACGTGCCGGAGGGGCGGCAGATCGTCGGCGAGCTGACGGTTCGCGAGAACCTCGTGCTGGGCGGCTACGCGCTCGCCGGCCAGGAGCGTCGGCGGCGGCTCGACATGGTGCTCGGCCTCTTCCCCGAGATCGCGGACAAGGCCAACGGCGGCGCCTGGCGGCTGTCGGGCGGCGAGCAGCAGATGCTGGCGATCGGCCGGGGCCTCATGGCCGGGCCGCGGCTGCTCCTGCTCGACGAGCCGTCCCTCGGCCTCGCCCCGCTGCTGGTGCGGCGCGTGTTCGATCGGCTGGCCGCCATCCGCGACGAGGGCGACCTCGCCATCCTCCTGGTGGAGCAGAACCTCGCCATGACGATGCGCCTCGCGAGCGAGATCCACTTCCTGCGCGGCGGCCGGCTGATCGGCCACAAGCGCGCCGCCGACCTCGAGGACGAGGCGGCGCGCCAGCAGGCGGTCGACACCTACCTCGGCGCCGCGGCGGCGGAATGA
- a CDS encoding N-acyl homoserine lactonase family protein, protein MTDDSAMTYEIHAIRYAVNETRTRGQNFILEARPDEPLTLDFYSWVLIGEDSAIVVDTGMNPDKARRHGHTMLTSPVDALRALGVDPERVETVILTHAHYDHLGHLDAFPAAHFHMQAEEMAFVTGPFMGRPWFRRAYEVDEITRLVELLHAGRLALHGREAEIADGVTVHWVGGHAQGQEVVRVRTARGFVVLASDALHYYEEYERGVPFAVVVSSADMIAGHETIRALADSDDHVVPAHDPLVVTRYPASRPDLDGTAVRVDLAPKCTTGGGAR, encoded by the coding sequence ATGACGGACGACAGCGCGATGACCTACGAGATCCACGCCATCCGCTACGCGGTGAACGAGACCCGCACACGCGGGCAGAACTTCATCCTGGAGGCGCGCCCCGACGAGCCGCTGACGCTCGACTTCTACTCTTGGGTGCTGATCGGCGAGGACAGCGCGATCGTCGTCGACACCGGGATGAACCCCGACAAAGCCCGCCGCCACGGCCACACGATGCTGACGAGCCCGGTCGACGCGTTGCGCGCGCTCGGCGTCGATCCGGAGCGGGTGGAAACGGTGATCCTGACCCACGCCCATTACGACCACCTCGGCCACCTCGATGCCTTCCCGGCCGCGCACTTCCATATGCAGGCCGAGGAGATGGCCTTCGTCACCGGCCCCTTCATGGGCCGCCCCTGGTTCCGCCGGGCCTACGAGGTGGACGAGATCACCCGCCTCGTCGAGCTTCTGCACGCCGGCCGCCTGGCGTTGCACGGGCGCGAGGCCGAGATCGCCGACGGCGTCACGGTCCACTGGGTCGGCGGGCATGCGCAGGGGCAGGAGGTGGTGCGGGTGCGCACCGCGCGCGGCTTCGTCGTCCTCGCCTCCGACGCGCTGCATTATTACGAGGAGTACGAGCGCGGTGTGCCGTTCGCGGTGGTGGTCAGCTCGGCCGACATGATCGCCGGTCACGAGACCATCCGCGCCCTCGCCGACAGTGACGACCATGTGGTGCCGGCGCACGATCCGCTCGTGGTGACGCGCTACCCCGCCTCGCGGCCCGATCTCGACGGGACGGCCGTGCGGGTGGACCTCGCCCCGAAATGCACGACTGGGGGCGGCGCCAGATGA
- a CDS encoding GntR family transcriptional regulator, which yields MMHQTKEERVADYLREGIISGRLPRGSKLKQAEIAAAIGTSITPVREAIKLLEAEGFVHASSHKGAIVAEFDINATEEIVDLRVTLECKLALRALDRLDQQALTELTGLQSEIEAASERGDKDAVRGINYRFHEIIYLAAELPMTLRFVRTLWARYPFDLINKVESRIGRASDEHREMLRAIIARDEAAMIAALRTHIRAGWEEFKSSYAR from the coding sequence ATGATGCATCAAACCAAGGAGGAGCGGGTTGCGGACTATCTGCGCGAGGGGATCATCTCCGGGCGCCTTCCGCGCGGCTCGAAGCTGAAGCAGGCCGAGATCGCGGCGGCGATCGGCACCAGCATCACACCCGTTCGCGAGGCGATCAAGCTCCTGGAGGCGGAGGGCTTCGTCCACGCCTCCTCACACAAGGGCGCGATCGTCGCCGAGTTCGACATCAATGCGACCGAGGAGATCGTCGACCTGCGCGTGACGCTGGAGTGCAAGCTGGCGCTGCGGGCGCTGGACCGGCTCGACCAGCAGGCACTGACGGAGCTGACCGGCCTCCAGTCCGAGATCGAGGCGGCATCGGAGCGCGGCGACAAGGACGCGGTGCGCGGCATCAACTACCGCTTTCACGAGATCATCTACCTCGCCGCCGAGCTGCCGATGACCCTGCGTTTCGTGCGGACGCTCTGGGCGCGCTACCCGTTCGACCTCATCAACAAGGTGGAATCGCGCATCGGCCGGGCCTCGGACGAGCACCGCGAGATGCTGCGCGCGATCATCGCGCGCGACGAAGCGGCGATGATCGCCGCGCTGCGCACGCACATCCGCGCGGGCTGGGAGGAATTCAAGTCGAGCTACGCCCGTTAG
- a CDS encoding cysteine hydrolase, which produces MTTNSILLVMDMMNDLVHPEGAGAKTYAVLMQERGVYEATKTAIARARAAGMLVGYVRVGFSPDYRECPPESPVFSKARDNGLFKLGTWGTEVFADFAPQEGDPDIVKHRVSPFYATKLEPLLRANAIDRLVLAGVSTNGVVSAAVREGHDRDYACVLLEDCCAGATAEEHEHAMSGLKRYATVSTAAGFDI; this is translated from the coding sequence ATGACGACGAACTCGATCCTGCTCGTCATGGACATGATGAACGACCTCGTCCACCCGGAGGGCGCCGGGGCGAAGACCTATGCCGTGCTGATGCAGGAGCGCGGCGTCTACGAGGCGACCAAGACCGCCATCGCGCGGGCACGCGCCGCGGGCATGCTGGTCGGCTACGTTCGCGTCGGCTTCTCGCCGGACTACCGCGAGTGCCCGCCCGAGTCGCCGGTCTTCTCCAAGGCGCGGGACAACGGGCTCTTCAAGCTCGGCACCTGGGGCACCGAGGTCTTCGCCGACTTCGCGCCGCAGGAGGGGGATCCCGATATCGTCAAGCACCGTGTCAGCCCGTTCTACGCGACCAAGCTGGAACCCCTTCTGCGCGCCAACGCGATCGACCGGCTGGTGCTGGCGGGTGTTTCCACCAACGGCGTCGTCTCGGCGGCCGTGCGCGAGGGGCATGACCGCGACTATGCCTGCGTGCTCCTGGAGGACTGCTGCGCCGGCGCGACGGCGGAGGAGCACGAGCACGCCATGTCCGGCCTGAAGCGCTACGCGACCGTCAGCACCGCCGCCGGCTTCGATATCTGA
- a CDS encoding MaoC family dehydratase N-terminal domain-containing protein gives MTTLDTVEKPKHDVGAAPAEGKITDEAIAKARDMIGLQLRPEGPYLQDATTDTLRNWCNGIGDLNPLYRDLEYGRQSRYGTQLAHPMFPMAFGWIGRTRWGLPGVHGFYAGNDWELFRHIRPGDRISAIERVVGVEEKESKFSGRLVLQYVEASYTNQRGELVARGLGTCTRHERKAARDAGKYKDIKTHEYTPDEYEKIDEAIMREDERMRGANVRYFEDVREGEELDPIVRGPLSLMDTMGFLVGCGRGHTHGVVFKAAMKHPGHFFRNPEAGGGIEYTGIGHHRESTAKEVGVPGVYDYGPQRSSWMASLVTNWMGDAAFLKRVRTEMRRFNTMGDCTWCKGKVTKKYVKDGHALVDLEIWGENQRGEITTPGLATVVLPSRDPNIPVHFDGADLDLELPVVR, from the coding sequence TTGACCACCCTCGACACCGTAGAGAAGCCCAAGCACGACGTCGGCGCCGCCCCCGCCGAAGGCAAGATCACCGACGAGGCCATCGCCAAGGCGCGTGACATGATCGGCCTGCAACTGCGCCCCGAAGGCCCTTATCTGCAGGACGCCACCACCGACACGCTGCGCAACTGGTGCAACGGCATCGGCGATCTCAACCCGCTCTATCGCGACCTCGAGTACGGGCGGCAGTCGCGCTACGGCACCCAGCTCGCCCACCCGATGTTCCCGATGGCGTTCGGCTGGATCGGCCGCACCCGCTGGGGCCTCCCCGGCGTCCACGGCTTCTACGCCGGCAACGACTGGGAGCTGTTCCGCCACATCCGCCCCGGCGACCGCATCAGCGCCATCGAGCGCGTGGTCGGCGTGGAGGAGAAGGAATCGAAGTTCTCCGGCCGGCTCGTCCTGCAATACGTCGAGGCGAGCTACACCAATCAGCGCGGCGAGCTGGTCGCCCGCGGCCTCGGCACCTGCACCCGCCACGAGCGCAAGGCCGCCCGCGACGCCGGCAAGTACAAGGACATCAAGACCCACGAATACACGCCGGACGAGTACGAGAAGATCGACGAGGCGATCATGCGCGAGGACGAGCGCATGCGCGGCGCCAACGTGCGCTACTTCGAGGACGTGCGCGAAGGCGAGGAGCTGGACCCGATCGTGCGCGGCCCGCTCTCGCTGATGGATACGATGGGCTTCCTCGTCGGCTGCGGCCGCGGCCACACCCACGGTGTCGTCTTCAAGGCGGCGATGAAGCATCCCGGCCACTTCTTCCGCAATCCGGAGGCCGGCGGCGGCATCGAGTACACCGGGATCGGCCATCACCGCGAGTCGACCGCCAAGGAGGTCGGCGTGCCGGGCGTCTACGACTATGGCCCGCAGCGCTCCTCGTGGATGGCCTCGCTCGTCACCAACTGGATGGGCGACGCCGCCTTCCTGAAGCGCGTGCGCACCGAGATGCGCCGGTTCAACACCATGGGCGATTGCACCTGGTGCAAGGGCAAGGTGACGAAGAAGTACGTCAAGGACGGCCACGCGCTGGTCGACCTCGAGATCTGGGGCGAGAACCAGCGGGGCGAGATCACCACGCCTGGCCTCGCGACCGTCGTCCTGCCGTCGCGCGACCCCAACATTCCGGTGCACTTCGACGGGGCGGACCTCGATCTCGAACTGCCCGTCGTGCGCTGA